In a single window of the Rhopalosiphum padi isolate XX-2018 chromosome 1, ASM2088224v1, whole genome shotgun sequence genome:
- the LOC132924741 gene encoding tyrosine-protein kinase receptor torso-like, with product MYALMCLYLYCVALPAATAIQHFWNEDEFCQNLNTKYIDNKRVIKIANITCNDTQPIRDDINMLDNVQFLCREFDSLTYIWMSKNKIDGTQIVVELISHDKLDMHFIEVNSSYIRLNNLKPNTEYAARFRKLVNGTTYHIIDMPICKTLDKEQTLGLVHKINISNFTVAANSSLNTSLTWTPSNDMNCRYKIVYHAGRIEEGLKTHYVDVIRGPNSVNLSGLIPDREYTIAVQSYYRNKSLIITGDPVEFKFTTPSCPEINQFNLNLLDLCPPGKPYDIKLSEALSTGSVYEGRYDVRVHWKSPNTDGRGVDYFVVKLDKEVKKVSGKDYVAALEQQNNEDEAKNVSSSSSGAEVYVASFENVSLSDRYFASVQAFSRFGNSSETTVERRPRADNAATELHQSHYPPWMAVALFASLALCAALAVGQVLHRRAAAGSDTGGDKGGASAEGYDLAVLKVLDDVDVLLDDDAVTVSDVFLGHGHFGVVKKGALKMADGRVCSVAVKSLRDRPSGRDLDEFLREILLMQKVGKHPNIVSMIGCCLDANKRCMLVVEYCPLGDLQTYLRKVSIKSWYANDFYVGRTDPSELTAVSNSKGVESLQDVSGPPPMVFNNCYLYHGDENVFLTVDDLLRFASQAANGMMFLENNRVVHRDLAARNVLLSDHRTIKICDFGLSRDVYEQNLYQKSNRGDPLPVKWMALESLKYQLYTTQSDVWSFGVLLWEIMMLGGSPYPTISSSRIYEVLRRGYRMPRPTLCCYSLYEVMIACWHSNPANRPKFGAIKDKIDGIIENQCS from the exons GCAAATATCACATGTAATGATACACAGCCAATAagag atgACATAAATATGTTAGACAATGTGCAATTTTTGTGCCGTGAATTTGATTCACTAACCTACATTTGGATGTCGAAGAATAAAATTGACGGTACACAAATAGTTGTGGAATTGATATCACACGATAAACTGGACATGCATTTTATAGag GTGAATTCGTCGTACATTCGTCTTAACAATCTAAAGCCAAACACCGAATACGCTGCTAGATTCCGGAAGTTGGTCAACGGTactacatatcatataatagataTGCCAATCTGCAAGACGTTGGATAAAGAACAAACTTTAGGCTTGGTGCACAAGATTAACATTTCCAATTTTACCGTGGCGGCCAATTCTTCACTAAACACGTCACTCACCTGGACGCCATCGaatg atatgaaTTGTCGCTACAAAATCGTTTACCACGCGGGCCGTATAGAAGAAGGATTGAAAACTCATTATGTGGACGTCATCAGAGGGCCGAATTCTGTAAACTTAAGCGGTTTGATTCCGGACAGGGAGTACACGATCGCAGTACAGTCGTACTACAGAAACAAGTCGTTGATCATCACCGGTGATCCTGTGGAATTCAAATTCACGACGCCGTCATGCCCGGAAATCAACCAATTCAACTTGAATTTGTTGGACTTGTGCC ccCCGGGGAAACCGTATGACATAAAGCTGTCAGAGGCGCTATCGACGGGCAGCGTTTACGAGGGCAGATACGACGTGCGAGTGCATTGGAAGAGCCCGAACACGGACGGCCGGGGAGTGGACTACTTCGTGGTGAAGTTGGACAAGGAGGTGAAGAAAGTGTCGGGCAAGGACTACGTGGCGGCACTCGAGCAGCAAAACAACGAGGACGAGGCGAAGAacgtgtcgtcgtcgtcgtcgggcgCCGAGGTGTACGTGGCGTCGTTCGAGAACGTGTCGCTGAGCGACCGGTACTTCGCTAGCGTGCAAGCGTTTTCGCGGTTCGGCAACAGCAGCGAGACGACCGTGGAGCGGCGGCCGCGCGCCGACAACGCGGCCACCGAGCTACACCAATCACACTATCCGCCGTGGATGGCCGTGGCGCTGTTCGCCTCGTTGGCGTTGTGCGCGGCGCTGGCCGTTGGCCAGGTGTTGCACCGGCGTGCGGCGGCCGGTTCGGACACGGGCGGCGATAAGGGCGGCGCGTCGGCGGAAGGTTACGACTTGGCCGTGCTCAAGGTGCTGGACGACGTGGACGTGCTGCTGGACGACGACGCGGTCACCGTGTCCGACGTGTTCCTGGGACACGGCCACTTTGGCGTGGTCAAGAAGGGCGCGCTGAAGATGGCCGACGGTCGGGTGTGCTCGGTGGCCGTCAAGTCGCTGCGGGACCGACCCAGCGGCCGGGACCTGGACGAGTTCCTGCGCGAGATACTGCTCATGCAGAAGGTCGGCAAGCATCCGAACATCGTGTCCATGATCGGATGTTGTCTGGACGCCAACAAGCGGTGTATGCTGGTCGTCGAATACTGTCCGCTGGGCGATTTGCAGACTTATCTGAGAAAG GTCAGTATTAAATCCTGGTACGCCAACGACTTTTACGTTGGTCGGACGGATCCGTCAGAGCTGACCGCTGTGTCAAACAGCAAGGGAGTCGAATCGCTGCAGGACGTGTCAGGTCCGCCGCCGATGGTCTTCAACAATTGTTACTTGTATCACGGCGACGAAAACGTATTCCTCACGGTCGACGACTTGTTACGTTTCGCCAGCCAAGCGGCCAACGGCATG ATGTTTTTGGAAAATAACCGGGTAGTACACAGGGACTTGGCCGCCCGGAACGTATTACTTAGCGACCACCGCACAATAAAAATTTGCGATTTCGGCCTTAGCCGAGACGTATACGAACAGAACCTTTACCAGAAATCAAACCGTGGCGACCCATTACCAGTAAAGTGGATGGCCCTGGAGTCACTCAAATATCAGCTGTACACCACACAGAGTGACGTGTGGTCTTTTGGCGTACTTCTCTGGGAAATTATGATGTTGGGAGGGTCTCCATACCCGACGATAAGTTCGTCCAGGATATACGAAGTATTGCGTAGGGGATACCGTATGCCTAGACCCACTTTATGCTGTTACAGTTTGTACGAAGTTATGATAGCGTGCTGGCATTCCAACCCTGCCAACCGGCCGAAATTCGGTGCGATCAAAGACAAAATCGACGGTATAATAGAAAATCAAtgctcataa